Proteins from a single region of Candidatus Binatia bacterium:
- a CDS encoding peptide chain release factor 3 codes for MTIRDEVRQRRTFAIISHPDAGKTTLTEKLLLYGGAIHVAGQVSARKRQRQATSDWMALERERGISITSTVLQFPYREHTINLLDTPGHQDFGEDTYRTLLAADSAVMLIDAAKGVEPQTKKLFAICRERRIPLFTFINKLDRPSRDSLELLDELENVLGIGAFPMNWPLGSGDEFRGVYDRRTKSVHRFERSTHGTTRAAFSVTDITDPALREMVSEYVYGQFREGIELLDGAGERFDRAAMLRGEITPVFFGSAVTNFGVQLFLDDFVEMAPAPTARAGVDPAAPDFTGFVFKIQANMDPRHRDRVAFVRICSGEFARDMTVRNGRTGAPVRLSRAMKLFADDRVSLDVAYAGDVVGLANPGAFAIGDTLYEGKRVAFPPIPAFAPEHFATIRSTDVASYKSFGKGIAQLREEGAVQVFYPWGVPRTEPILGAVGELQFEVAKYRLESEYNVKTVLATLPLTLARHVHGESDAIDRAHWPSNAKLVEDWDGRPAALFESEWSLRLAQEWNPSLEFAAFPAQTDAEALAS; via the coding sequence GTGACCATACGAGACGAGGTACGCCAGCGTCGCACCTTTGCAATCATCTCGCATCCGGATGCCGGGAAGACGACGCTCACCGAAAAGCTGCTGCTTTACGGCGGGGCGATACATGTCGCCGGGCAGGTATCTGCGCGCAAGCGCCAGCGGCAGGCGACTAGCGACTGGATGGCGCTGGAGCGCGAGCGCGGCATCTCGATCACGTCGACGGTGCTCCAGTTTCCGTACCGCGAGCACACGATCAACTTGCTCGACACGCCGGGTCACCAGGACTTCGGCGAGGACACGTACCGCACGTTGCTGGCGGCCGACAGCGCGGTGATGCTCATCGACGCGGCCAAAGGGGTCGAGCCGCAGACCAAAAAGCTCTTCGCGATCTGCCGCGAGCGCCGCATTCCGCTGTTCACTTTCATAAACAAACTCGACCGGCCGAGCCGCGATTCGCTCGAGCTGCTCGACGAGCTCGAGAACGTGCTCGGCATCGGCGCGTTCCCGATGAACTGGCCACTCGGCAGCGGCGACGAGTTCCGTGGCGTCTACGACCGCCGCACGAAGTCGGTGCACCGGTTCGAGCGCTCCACCCACGGAACGACGCGCGCTGCGTTCTCCGTCACCGACATCACCGACCCCGCGCTGCGTGAGATGGTGAGCGAGTATGTCTACGGACAGTTCCGCGAGGGCATCGAGCTGCTCGACGGCGCGGGCGAACGCTTCGACCGCGCCGCCATGCTGCGCGGTGAAATCACGCCGGTGTTCTTCGGCAGCGCGGTGACGAACTTCGGAGTGCAGCTTTTTCTCGACGATTTCGTGGAGATGGCTCCGGCGCCCACGGCGCGGGCCGGCGTCGATCCCGCCGCGCCTGATTTCACCGGCTTCGTGTTCAAGATTCAGGCCAACATGGATCCCCGCCATCGCGATCGCGTCGCGTTCGTGCGCATCTGCTCGGGCGAGTTCGCGCGTGACATGACGGTGCGCAACGGACGCACCGGCGCGCCCGTGCGGCTTTCGCGGGCGATGAAGCTCTTCGCCGACGATCGCGTCTCGCTGGACGTGGCGTACGCCGGCGACGTCGTCGGGCTCGCCAACCCCGGCGCCTTCGCGATCGGCGACACGCTCTACGAGGGGAAACGCGTCGCGTTCCCGCCGATCCCCGCCTTCGCACCGGAACATTTCGCGACGATCCGGAGTACGGACGTAGCGAGCTACAAATCTTTCGGGAAAGGAATCGCGCAGTTGCGTGAGGAGGGCGCGGTGCAGGTCTTCTATCCGTGGGGTGTGCCGAGGACGGAACCGATCCTCGGGGCCGTCGGCGAGCTGCAATTCGAGGTGGCCAAGTATCGTCTCGAGTCGGAGTACAACGTGAAGACCGTCCTCGCGACGCTGCCCTTGACGCTCGCGCGCCACGTGCACGGAGAAAGCGACGCGATCGATCGCGCGCACTGGCCCTCGAACGCCAAACTCGTCGAGGATTGGGACGGGCGTCCCGCGGCGCTCTTCGAGAGCGAGTGGAGTCTCCGGCTCGCGCAGGAGTGGAACCCGAGCCTCGAGTTCGCGGCATTCCCGGCTCAGACCGACGCGGAGGCGCTCGCATCGTGA
- a CDS encoding glycosidase: protein MISPRKAAPSVEPIDLDVRVQRLGVVLEPDGDPTEAGGVLNPGAARAPGGELLLYPRCVAEGNISRIGIVRTRIENRCFQVERVAFALQPEAPYELRPRPGYGCEDPRVTYVAALEAYVMAYTAVGPDGPRIAVAISRDAYNWERLGLVNFAGTATHSGDDKDAAFFPEPVLSPKGRRCLAFYHRPMLHLSSVDGRAAVPMIERMPFEDRESIRIAYVPLAPVLKDRSKLCNVNESIQVLSPDAQWGSIKIGAGTPPVRVTLNGRGVWMAMFHGVDVINHGARKPFLRYSAGIVIQDLERPDRVLYRSPEPIMVPESRRERHGVVDNVVFPTGIDPRPDLGERAFDVYYGMGDSSVGAARVWLNT, encoded by the coding sequence ATGATCTCTCCACGCAAGGCGGCCCCGTCCGTCGAGCCGATCGACCTCGACGTCCGCGTGCAGCGCTTGGGCGTCGTGCTCGAGCCCGACGGCGATCCGACCGAGGCCGGCGGCGTCCTGAATCCGGGCGCGGCGCGGGCGCCCGGAGGCGAGCTGTTGCTCTACCCGCGTTGCGTCGCCGAGGGCAACATCTCGCGCATCGGAATCGTGCGCACCCGGATCGAGAATCGCTGCTTCCAGGTCGAGCGCGTCGCGTTCGCGTTGCAGCCCGAGGCCCCGTACGAGCTGCGGCCGCGCCCCGGATACGGCTGCGAGGATCCGCGCGTTACGTACGTTGCGGCGCTCGAAGCGTACGTGATGGCGTACACCGCGGTCGGACCCGACGGCCCTCGTATCGCAGTCGCGATCTCTCGAGACGCGTATAATTGGGAACGCCTCGGCCTCGTAAATTTCGCCGGAACGGCAACACATTCGGGCGACGATAAAGACGCGGCCTTTTTCCCGGAACCGGTCCTGTCGCCGAAAGGACGTCGCTGTCTGGCCTTCTACCACCGTCCGATGCTGCATCTGTCGAGCGTCGACGGCCGCGCCGCCGTGCCGATGATCGAGCGCATGCCGTTCGAAGACCGCGAGTCCATTCGCATCGCGTACGTTCCACTAGCCCCCGTTCTCAAGGACCGCAGCAAGCTTTGCAACGTCAACGAGAGCATACAGGTGCTCTCGCCGGACGCGCAATGGGGATCGATCAAGATCGGAGCCGGCACGCCGCCCGTGCGAGTTACGTTGAACGGCCGCGGCGTGTGGATGGCCATGTTCCACGGCGTCGACGTAATTAACCACGGAGCGCGCAAGCCGTTCCTGCGCTACAGCGCGGGCATCGTGATTCAAGATCTCGAGCGCCCGGACCGCGTTCTGTACCGATCGCCGGAGCCGATCATGGTACCGGAGTCGCGGCGCGAGCGCCACGGCGTCGTCGACAACGTCGTGTTCCCAACCGGCATCGATCCGCGGCCGGACCTCGGCGAGCGCGCGTTCGACGTCTACTACGGCATGGGCGACTCCTCGGTGGGCGCCGCACGGGTGTGGTTAAATACCTGA
- a CDS encoding heme o synthase produces the protein MTALARLGDYYELSKPRIIALLLVTTAAAMAMAARGVPSVGLLFWTLLAGALAAASAGALNCVWDADIDRVMKRTQSRPIPAGRISRRDATIYALLAGGTSFAIFYLLVDPLAAWLSLAGNAYYVGVYTMWLKRVTPLNIVVGGAAGAVPPLVGWAAVTHTLGGPALGLFALIFLWTPPHFWSLALMTETEYGKANIPMFPNVYGTERTKREIVYYSIVLVAASLALYPLRIMGAFYFAGAAVLGGLFVLDALRTWRERSGTLQARRLFRYSLLYLALMCAVMVIDRIVS, from the coding sequence ATGACTGCGCTCGCGCGGCTCGGGGATTACTACGAGCTCTCTAAGCCGCGCATCATCGCGCTGCTGCTCGTCACGACCGCGGCAGCGATGGCGATGGCCGCGCGCGGCGTCCCGAGCGTCGGATTGCTCTTCTGGACGCTGCTCGCCGGCGCGCTCGCCGCCGCATCGGCCGGCGCCTTGAACTGCGTGTGGGACGCCGACATCGACCGCGTCATGAAGCGCACGCAGTCGCGCCCGATACCCGCCGGGCGGATCTCGCGCCGCGACGCGACGATCTACGCGCTGCTTGCGGGCGGCACGTCGTTCGCGATCTTCTACCTGCTCGTCGATCCGCTCGCGGCGTGGCTCTCGCTGGCCGGTAACGCTTACTACGTCGGCGTGTACACGATGTGGCTCAAGCGCGTTACGCCGCTCAACATCGTCGTCGGAGGCGCGGCCGGCGCGGTACCCCCGCTCGTCGGCTGGGCCGCGGTGACGCACACGCTCGGCGGTCCGGCGCTCGGCCTGTTCGCGTTGATCTTTCTCTGGACGCCGCCGCACTTCTGGTCGCTCGCGCTCATGACCGAGACCGAGTACGGCAAAGCGAATATCCCGATGTTTCCGAACGTCTACGGCACCGAACGCACTAAGCGCGAGATCGTCTATTACAGCATCGTGTTGGTCGCGGCGTCGCTCGCGCTCTACCCGCTGCGCATCATGGGCGCGTTTTACTTCGCGGGCGCTGCCGTGCTGGGCGGTCTCTTCGTGCTCGACGCGTTGCGCACGTGGCGCGAACGAAGCGGTACGCTGCAGGCGCGCAGGCTGTTCCGCTACTCGCTCCTCTACCTCGCGCTGATGTGCGCCGTCATGGTGATCGACCGCATCGTGTCGTGA
- a CDS encoding COX15/CtaA family protein — translation MKKLLRFALAADLAALMTVVLGSWTRINGAGLTCPDWPLCRGRLVPSMTDGTLWEWTHRLLAFAVAPLVVALVVAAWRKRDRPFIGPTLAVIVALFFVQVFLGAETVRLGNTPISVVLHWATAMALIAGLSAMAVFAAASDDTQPQRARALSADAAIVGATAIVSFATMCVGAYVSSSGAGLACLSIPDCAGNVVVHTPGQFVQMLHRVAAAATLICATGALALVWAHSASLRLRATVALGVGLVAIQVLLGLLNVALRLPTELREAHAINAALVFLAFFVATIFAVLDSAPAGAARRLPESVAQR, via the coding sequence ATGAAAAAGCTCCTCCGCTTCGCATTGGCTGCCGACCTCGCGGCGCTGATGACCGTGGTATTGGGGAGCTGGACGCGCATCAACGGCGCCGGGCTCACGTGTCCCGACTGGCCGCTCTGCCGCGGTCGCCTCGTTCCTTCGATGACCGACGGCACGCTGTGGGAGTGGACACATCGCCTGCTTGCGTTTGCGGTGGCGCCGCTCGTCGTGGCGCTCGTGGTCGCCGCGTGGCGCAAGCGCGATCGGCCGTTCATCGGTCCCACGCTCGCGGTCATCGTCGCGCTGTTTTTCGTGCAGGTCTTCCTCGGCGCGGAAACCGTGCGCCTCGGCAATACGCCGATCTCGGTCGTGCTGCACTGGGCGACCGCGATGGCCTTAATTGCCGGGTTGTCGGCGATGGCCGTGTTCGCCGCCGCCTCGGACGATACGCAACCGCAGCGCGCGCGCGCTCTTTCCGCCGACGCCGCCATCGTCGGCGCTACGGCGATCGTTTCGTTCGCGACGATGTGCGTCGGCGCATACGTGAGCTCCAGCGGCGCGGGGTTGGCCTGTCTTTCGATTCCGGACTGCGCGGGCAACGTCGTGGTCCATACGCCGGGTCAGTTCGTGCAGATGCTGCATCGCGTCGCAGCTGCTGCCACGCTGATCTGCGCGACTGGCGCGCTCGCGCTCGTGTGGGCGCACTCCGCTTCTCTTCGACTGCGCGCGACGGTCGCGCTCGGTGTCGGACTCGTCGCGATTCAAGTGTTGCTGGGACTGCTCAACGTCGCGCTGCGGCTGCCAACCGAGCTCCGGGAGGCACACGCCATCAACGCTGCGCTCGTCTTCCTGGCGTTCTTCGTCGCGACGATCTTCGCGGTGCTCGACTCCGCGCCGGCCGGAGCCGCGCGGCGGCTGCCCGAAAGCGTCGCACAGCGATGA
- a CDS encoding threo-3-hydroxy-L-aspartate ammonia-lyase — MPANSVTLDDVRAAAARLAGVAHRTPVVVSRTLDDQSGARVFVKCENLQRMGAFKFRGAYNFLASLSPQERGRGVVAFSSGNHAQGVALAARLLGVPATIVMPTDAPAVKLAATRGYGAEVVHYERERSHREEIARAVAAERAATLVPPFDDARIVAGAGTAALELLEDAPDLDAIVVPLGGGGLMSGTAIAAHGRNPSIAIYGVEPQAGDDFAQSLARGERVTIGVPSTIADGLQTTAPGELTFAIAREHVRAVVTVSDEELRGAMRFAFERMKLVIEPSGAAALAALLYKRIPDLAGKRIGAIVSGGNIDPARYAELIAGSPT, encoded by the coding sequence TTGCCCGCGAACTCCGTCACGCTCGACGACGTCCGCGCCGCGGCGGCGCGGCTGGCCGGCGTTGCGCACCGCACGCCGGTCGTGGTCTCGCGCACGCTGGACGACCAGTCCGGAGCGCGCGTGTTCGTGAAGTGTGAGAACCTGCAGCGCATGGGCGCGTTCAAGTTTCGCGGGGCGTATAATTTCCTCGCGTCGCTTTCGCCGCAGGAGCGCGGCCGCGGCGTCGTCGCGTTCTCGAGCGGCAACCACGCACAGGGCGTCGCTCTGGCCGCACGGCTGCTCGGGGTGCCGGCGACGATCGTCATGCCCACCGACGCCCCCGCCGTCAAGCTCGCGGCGACGCGGGGATATGGCGCGGAGGTCGTCCACTACGAGCGCGAACGCTCGCACCGTGAGGAGATCGCCCGGGCCGTGGCCGCGGAGCGCGCGGCGACGCTCGTGCCGCCGTTCGACGACGCGCGCATCGTCGCGGGCGCCGGCACGGCGGCGCTCGAACTCTTAGAGGACGCGCCCGATCTGGACGCGATCGTGGTGCCCCTCGGCGGCGGCGGCCTGATGAGCGGGACCGCGATCGCGGCGCACGGGCGAAATCCGTCGATTGCGATCTACGGGGTCGAGCCGCAGGCCGGCGACGACTTCGCTCAGTCGCTCGCGCGCGGCGAGCGCGTCACGATCGGAGTGCCGAGTACGATCGCCGACGGGTTGCAGACCACGGCCCCGGGCGAGCTCACCTTTGCGATCGCTCGCGAGCACGTGCGCGCCGTCGTAACCGTGAGCGACGAGGAGCTGCGCGGCGCGATGCGTTTCGCCTTCGAGCGCATGAAGCTCGTGATCGAACCGAGCGGCGCCGCCGCGCTCGCAGCGCTACTCTATAAGCGCATCCCGGATCTGGCCGGCAAACGCATCGGTGCGATCGTCAGCGGCGGCAACATCGACCCTGCGCGCTACGCGGAGCTGATCGCCGGTTCGCCTACCTGA
- a CDS encoding glycoside hydrolase, producing the protein MQRRFTLALIVAALTWVAPPASAQTQTVSPSLYQSLRWRFIGPLRGGRTVALDGVANEPNVFYIGAVNGGIWKTQDAGRTWTPIFDREPTGSIGAIAVAPSDPRVVYAGSGEGLQRPDLAVGDGIYKSLDGGSTWTHLGLRDGRQIASMAVDPTDANRLFVAVLGHPYGPNEERGVYRSLDGGATFQRVLFENENVGAFDVVLDPRDPKIVYATLWAARQASWEIGASFEMPGSGIFKSTDGGTTWAQLRDGLPARIGRAEVAVSRSNPQVVYAYADVKSKDSESGALYRSADAGTNFVRVNDADEIAQRGDDLVSLAVDPVDSNVVYLTNTSTYRSTDGGKTMVAIKGAPGGDDYHTVWINPQNPRIVALASDQGATISVDGGATWSSWYNQPTAQMYHVNADNRFPYWVCGGQQESGSACVASRGSWGAVTERDWHTAAAQEYGYVVPDPLHCGIFFGGKVQKFDEVTGQVQEVSPIALPTKRYRVVRTEPIVFDHFDKHRLYFGSNVVWATSNGGRSWRAISPDLTRAHPAVPAVVAPFESDDPQHGAHRGVVYALAPSYVRAGTIWAGTDDGLVWITRDSGRHWRNVTPPALTPWSKIAQIDASRFDDNTAIAAVNRFRLDDLRPYVYVTRDSGATWKLVVDGLPDQPVNAARQDPVEPRLLYAATENGVAVSFDGGARWQSLQLDLPHTSVRDLIVHGNDVVVATHGRGFWILDDVEPLRELARASLVETHLFSPALAYRVRRSTNTDTPLPPEEPMGTNPPDGAMIDYALGAPARRVVISILDGSGNLVRRYGSDDRPPPPIEHLDKPTYWERPFTAPSTGAGMQRFVWDLREAPPRSLQPDLPISAVPHDTPRVPEGVLVVPGRYTVRLDVDGRIIERPLVIAMDPRVAISRGALERQYALGREIAAIVNRSYDENAAAKRAEHASAAEAFATLNADAQSLLDTVEGADAPPTLQAAEAARLLEGRLAATQNR; encoded by the coding sequence ATGCAACGCCGCTTTACTCTCGCGCTGATCGTCGCCGCTTTGACATGGGTTGCGCCTCCCGCCTCCGCGCAGACGCAGACCGTTTCGCCTTCGCTGTATCAGTCGCTGCGCTGGCGGTTCATCGGACCATTGCGCGGCGGCCGCACGGTGGCGCTCGACGGCGTCGCGAACGAGCCGAACGTCTTCTACATCGGCGCCGTCAATGGCGGAATTTGGAAGACTCAGGACGCGGGCCGCACGTGGACCCCGATCTTCGATCGCGAGCCGACGGGCTCGATCGGCGCGATCGCCGTCGCGCCCAGCGATCCGCGGGTCGTGTACGCGGGCAGCGGCGAGGGCCTGCAGCGCCCCGACCTCGCCGTCGGCGACGGTATCTATAAGTCGCTCGACGGCGGCTCGACGTGGACGCATCTCGGGCTGCGCGACGGCCGGCAGATCGCCTCGATGGCGGTCGATCCAACCGACGCGAATCGCCTCTTCGTCGCCGTACTCGGACACCCGTACGGTCCGAACGAAGAACGCGGCGTGTACCGTTCGCTGGACGGTGGCGCGACGTTCCAGCGCGTGCTCTTCGAGAACGAGAACGTCGGCGCGTTCGACGTCGTCCTCGATCCGCGCGATCCGAAAATCGTCTACGCGACGCTCTGGGCGGCGCGTCAGGCCTCGTGGGAGATCGGCGCGTCGTTCGAGATGCCCGGCAGCGGCATCTTCAAATCCACAGACGGCGGCACAACGTGGGCGCAGCTGCGCGACGGGCTGCCGGCGCGCATCGGACGCGCCGAGGTCGCCGTCTCGCGGAGCAATCCGCAGGTCGTCTATGCCTACGCGGACGTCAAGTCCAAGGACTCGGAGTCCGGCGCCCTGTATCGCAGCGCCGACGCCGGAACGAACTTCGTGCGCGTCAACGACGCCGACGAGATCGCGCAGCGCGGCGACGACCTGGTCTCGCTAGCGGTCGATCCGGTCGACTCGAACGTCGTCTATCTGACAAACACGTCGACCTATCGCTCGACCGACGGCGGCAAGACGATGGTCGCGATCAAAGGCGCGCCGGGCGGCGACGACTACCACACCGTGTGGATCAATCCACAGAACCCGCGGATCGTCGCGCTCGCAAGCGACCAGGGTGCGACGATCTCGGTCGACGGCGGCGCGACGTGGAGCTCGTGGTATAACCAGCCCACGGCCCAGATGTATCACGTCAACGCGGACAATCGCTTTCCGTATTGGGTGTGCGGCGGCCAGCAGGAGAGCGGCTCCGCGTGCGTCGCGAGCCGCGGCAGCTGGGGCGCGGTGACCGAGCGCGACTGGCACACCGCGGCGGCGCAAGAATACGGCTACGTCGTGCCCGACCCGCTGCATTGCGGAATCTTCTTCGGCGGAAAGGTCCAGAAATTCGACGAGGTCACCGGGCAGGTGCAAGAGGTCTCGCCCATCGCGCTCCCGACGAAGCGCTATCGCGTCGTACGCACGGAACCGATCGTGTTCGATCACTTCGACAAGCACAGGCTCTATTTCGGATCGAACGTCGTGTGGGCGACGTCGAACGGTGGCAGGAGCTGGCGCGCGATTAGCCCGGATCTCACGCGGGCGCATCCGGCCGTGCCCGCGGTCGTCGCGCCGTTCGAGAGCGACGATCCGCAGCACGGCGCGCATCGCGGCGTCGTCTACGCCCTGGCGCCGTCGTACGTACGCGCCGGAACGATCTGGGCCGGCACGGACGACGGCCTCGTGTGGATCACTCGCGATTCCGGGCGGCATTGGAGGAACGTCACGCCACCGGCATTGACGCCGTGGAGCAAGATCGCGCAGATCGACGCGTCGCGCTTCGACGACAACACGGCGATCGCGGCAGTGAACCGGTTTCGCCTGGACGACCTGCGCCCGTACGTCTACGTGACGCGCGATAGCGGAGCCACCTGGAAGCTCGTCGTCGACGGCTTACCGGATCAACCCGTCAACGCGGCGCGCCAAGATCCCGTCGAGCCGCGTCTGCTCTACGCCGCCACGGAGAACGGCGTGGCCGTCTCGTTCGACGGCGGCGCGCGATGGCAGTCGCTGCAGCTCGATCTCCCGCACACCTCCGTGCGGGATCTCATCGTCCACGGCAACGACGTCGTCGTCGCCACGCACGGCCGCGGCTTCTGGATCCTCGACGACGTCGAACCGCTGCGCGAGCTTGCGCGCGCGTCGCTTGTAGAAACGCATCTCTTTTCGCCGGCGCTCGCATATCGCGTGCGGCGCAGCACGAACACGGATACGCCGCTTCCGCCGGAGGAGCCGATGGGCACAAACCCGCCGGACGGCGCGATGATCGATTACGCGCTCGGGGCGCCGGCCCGGCGCGTCGTCATCTCGATCCTCGACGGCTCGGGAAATCTCGTGCGGCGCTACGGTAGCGACGATCGTCCGCCGCCGCCGATCGAGCATCTCGACAAGCCCACATACTGGGAGCGTCCGTTCACGGCTCCGTCGACCGGCGCCGGAATGCAGCGGTTCGTGTGGGATTTGCGCGAGGCGCCGCCGCGCTCGTTACAGCCGGATCTTCCGATCTCGGCGGTTCCGCACGATACGCCGCGCGTTCCCGAGGGGGTGCTCGTCGTGCCGGGACGCTACACTGTGCGCCTCGACGTCGACGGTCGTATCATCGAGCGTCCGCTCGTGATCGCAATGGATCCGCGCGTCGCGATCTCGCGCGGCGCACTCGAACGGCAGTATGCGCTAGGGCGCGAGATCGCCGCGATCGTGAACCGCAGCTACGACGAGAACGCCGCGGCGAAACGGGCCGAGCACGCGAGCGCGGCGGAGGCCTTCGCCACGCTCAACGCCGACGCGCAGTCGCTCCTGGACACGGTCGAGGGCGCGGACGCGCCGCCGACGCTCCAGGCCGCCGAGGCGGCTCGGTTGCTCGAAGGTCGCCTTGCTGCGACCCAGAATCGGTGA
- a CDS encoding MFS transporter, with product MNRLLWTLGLGVFAGALDLSVLSPALPALGRDFSVQTSDLAWVFTLYLLVTVVSIAIASTLADRYGRRPVYVACVAVFAAGSILAIAAPSYAVFLAARAIQALGAGGIFPVATATIGDVVPAGRRGAALGMVAATWGLAAVVGPSLGGLITHYVSWRWIFAANVPLAVAVIALALRDIPRDAPRLRGRLDAVGLALLCVGLLAVMDGLIGAHLVIGLLGGAILSGFVVWETLTPSPIVPLELLSRPQLLKTYALELLIGILEGSLFFIPTVLVGTQGLSYAAAGFVATLGALAFVVVIPMSGRALDRIGSRDVLLFGTVLTELGLAIFALGFSSLALSLLAMIVAGAGFGALLGAPTRYIVTNETPEGARATAVGLLSQALIVGQILGSAMAGSFFATAHSEVAGYRHAYLAFCGVAFVALILAATLKPQREERGRPIEEAAAGAL from the coding sequence GTGAACCGTCTGCTCTGGACGCTCGGGCTCGGCGTCTTCGCCGGAGCGCTCGACCTCAGCGTGCTCTCGCCGGCGCTGCCCGCGCTCGGCCGCGACTTTTCGGTGCAAACCAGCGACCTCGCGTGGGTCTTCACGCTCTACCTGCTGGTCACCGTGGTTTCCATCGCGATCGCGAGCACGCTCGCCGACCGTTACGGGCGGCGTCCGGTCTACGTCGCCTGCGTCGCCGTGTTCGCCGCCGGCAGCATCCTCGCGATCGCGGCTCCGAGCTACGCCGTCTTCTTAGCCGCGCGTGCGATCCAGGCGCTGGGTGCGGGCGGGATCTTTCCGGTCGCGACCGCCACGATCGGCGACGTCGTTCCGGCGGGCCGGCGCGGCGCGGCGCTCGGGATGGTCGCGGCCACGTGGGGCCTGGCCGCAGTCGTCGGCCCGAGCCTCGGCGGCCTGATCACGCACTACGTCTCGTGGCGCTGGATCTTCGCAGCAAACGTTCCGCTCGCCGTCGCCGTTATCGCGCTCGCGCTGCGCGACATCCCGCGCGACGCGCCGCGACTGCGCGGCCGCCTCGACGCCGTCGGCCTGGCACTGCTCTGCGTCGGGTTGCTCGCGGTGATGGACGGATTGATCGGAGCACACCTCGTGATCGGACTGCTCGGCGGGGCGATCCTCTCCGGGTTCGTCGTCTGGGAAACGCTGACGCCGTCGCCCATCGTGCCGCTCGAGCTGCTGAGCCGTCCGCAGCTCCTCAAAACGTACGCGCTCGAGCTGCTTATCGGCATCCTGGAAGGGTCGCTGTTCTTCATTCCAACCGTCCTCGTCGGCACGCAGGGTCTCTCGTACGCGGCCGCCGGCTTCGTGGCCACGCTCGGCGCGCTGGCGTTCGTCGTCGTCATCCCGATGTCGGGGCGCGCGCTCGATCGCATCGGCAGCCGCGACGTCTTGCTGTTCGGCACGGTGCTCACCGAGCTGGGATTGGCGATCTTCGCACTCGGCTTCTCGTCGCTCGCGCTATCGCTGCTCGCGATGATCGTCGCGGGCGCGGGATTCGGCGCGCTGCTCGGTGCGCCTACGCGCTACATCGTGACCAACGAAACGCCTGAGGGGGCGCGCGCGACCGCGGTTGGACTCTTGAGCCAAGCGTTGATCGTCGGACAGATCCTGGGAAGCGCGATGGCCGGCAGCTTCTTCGCCACGGCGCATAGCGAGGTGGCCGGCTATCGCCACGCGTACCTAGCGTTCTGCGGGGTCGCGTTCGTGGCGCTGATTCTTGCGGCGACGCTCAAACCGCAGCGCGAGGAGCGCGGGCGGCCGATCGAAGAGGCAGCCGCCGGGGCGCTCTAG
- a CDS encoding CHRD domain-containing protein has product MKRILLLASLSLLCLAVIQPASAAAPSTLQVNLQQQNGSGESGSATLTQTGSDLQVVVALDGAPATAQPMHIHTGTCSNLGGVVYPLTSVTGGKSTTTVKGVTIAQLLAKPFAINVHQSAAELQKYVACGNITAPSM; this is encoded by the coding sequence ATGAAACGTATCCTGTTGCTCGCATCGTTGAGTCTTCTTTGCCTGGCAGTAATTCAGCCGGCTTCCGCCGCCGCGCCGAGCACGCTGCAGGTCAACCTCCAGCAGCAAAACGGCTCCGGCGAAAGCGGAAGCGCGACGCTGACGCAAACCGGCAGCGACTTGCAGGTGGTCGTCGCGTTGGACGGAGCGCCCGCGACCGCGCAGCCCATGCACATCCACACCGGCACGTGCAGCAATCTCGGCGGCGTCGTTTATCCGCTAACGTCGGTCACGGGCGGGAAGTCGACGACGACCGTCAAGGGAGTGACGATCGCCCAGCTGCTCGCGAAACCCTTCGCGATCAACGTTCACCAGAGCGCGGCCGAATTGCAAAAGTACGTCGCCTGCGGAAACATCACGGCGCCGTCGATGTAA